The genomic window CACCAATCAACGGACTCGGTGAATCAGCAGAAATCTCAAGGACATCGCCAATCCGTGCCGCGTTTCCAGCCTTCAGGTCAACAAAGGTCATGTTGTAACCCTCTGCCGTTTCGACGGAGGTGACCCTGCTGAGCGAGGCTTTGGTTGATAGGTTTTTCACCTTGACACGGAAACCTTCCCGCGCCAGTCCGGTGACTTCGTCAACGACAGCACCGTTGACATCAAGGACAGCCGTTTGACCGTCAACACTGTATCCAGCGAGCGCAATCGGTGCAGCACCAGCCATACCGCTGTAGGTCCAGCCATCACCAAGGAGGGTGGCAGTCCCAGCGGCAGACGCTGTTACCAGATATGCCGCATCGCCCATGACAGCCGCATCGGTTGTGTCTGAGACCAACTCAAATCCACCATCAGTCGAAATGACGATGGTTGAGACGACACCTTCATCAAACAGACCTGCGATGTCGCTGACATTGGTTACTCTCGGATCATTGACAGGCAACCCGATGAGATTAGAACCTGCTTGCAGGCTTATCATCGATGCGCCGCTATCCCACGCTTCGCCTTCAAGGGTAAGCGTTGTTGCCGAACCCATTGAAAGGACGACGCCGAGGTCAGCGGTGATTGCCACATCGTCGCTCCTGCTATTCCATGAGCCAGTCGCGTGGTCATAGACAATCACTAGACTGACGGCATCCCCAAGCTTCATCTTGAGATCGCCAACGGTGTCAAGTCCTTCGACATCCAACGGCACGTGGTACAGGCTGATACCTGACGGTATCATACTGGTGTAGGACAGTGTGTTTTTCAACTCAACTGTCGCCTCACCCATTCCGCTGTTGCCAGCAGCGTCCATCGCTGTCACAGTGACGGTTTTCGAGCCATTT from Candidatus Poribacteria bacterium includes these protein-coding regions:
- a CDS encoding T9SS type A sorting domain-containing protein; the protein is MGDDGAYSASVTISDENENANGSKTVTVTAMDAAGNSGMGEATVELKNTLSYTSMIPSGISLYHVPLDVEGLDTVGDLKMKLGDAVSLVIVYDHATGSWNSRSDDVAITADLGVVLSMGSATTLTLEGEAWDSGASMISLQAGSNLIGLPVNDPRVTNVSDIAGLFDEGVVSTIVISTDGGFELVSDTTDAAVMGDAAYLVTASAAGTATLLGDGWTYSGMAGAAPIALAGYSVDGQTAVLDVNGAVVDEVTGLAREGFRVKVKNLSTKASLSRVTSVETAEGYNMTFVDLKAGNAARIGDVLEISADSPSPLIGVTPVRHIVTTDDVKSGILELEDLIAYEIPAETELLRNYPNPFNPETWIPYRLAEDADVSLTIYDVNGTVVRSIDVGHQSAAVYESRSKAIYWDGRNRFGEQVASGIYFYSLSAGDFSATRKMVILK